A DNA window from Vigna angularis cultivar LongXiaoDou No.4 chromosome 1, ASM1680809v1, whole genome shotgun sequence contains the following coding sequences:
- the LOC108347466 gene encoding uncharacterized protein LOC108347466, giving the protein MGFAMQCSSYCSCISISAPHRFPQAPLSFHAARKNQRITVLCGSDRRSSNLGSDKKRKIVEHVCLLKAKQDLSEEEENDMLDYLYTTQYQMGGVIAISLGRVSAPNPERYTHALFMRFQKKQNLEKFYENPFYLKVLKDHVLTYCHGLVNVDFESEVDDEMLSIFRKGEEFNHGVEFLLLISFNESALRNQAEDALASLALMMSESPSLIVQFTQGLNFSPSSKEYTHGIVIRFRSVEAFEIFINSKEYKNVWHSKFQPIAHKSLSLHFSVDPVGTEIM; this is encoded by the exons ATGGGTTTCGCGATGCAATGCTCAAGCTATTGCTCTTGTATTTCTATTTCTGCCCCTCATCGGTTCCCCCAAGCCCCTCTATCTTTTCACG CTGCGCGAAAGAATCAGAGGATAACGGTTCTTTGTGGGTCGGACCGGCGAAGTTCCAACCTAGGTTCTGATAAGAAAAG AAAAATCGTGGAACACGTTTGTCTTCTCAAAGCAAAGCAGGATTTATCAGAAGAGGAAGAGAACGACATGCTCGATTACTTGTACACTACGCAGTACCAGATGGGTGGTGTTATTGCAATTTCATTAG GGCGCGTTTCTGCCCCAAATCCAGAGCGTTACACGCATGCGCTGTTTATGCGGTTTCAGAAGAAGCAAAATCTTGAAAAGTTTTATGAGAATCCCTTTTACTTGAAGGTTCTCAAGGACCATGTACTGACTTACTGCCAT GGATTGGTCAATGTGGATTTTGAATCGGAAGTGGATGATGAGATGCTTTCTATATTTCGCAAAGGAGAG GAGTTCAACCATGGAGTGGAGTTTCTGCTTCTGATATCATTTAATGAGTCTGCACTGAGAAACCAGGCAGAGGATGCATTGGCCTCTCTGGCATTGATGATGTCGGAATCTCCTTCCTTGATAGTCCAATTCACTCAAG GTTTGAATTTTAGTCCAAGCTCTAAGGAGTATACTCATGGAATTGTCATACGATTTCGATCAG TTGAGGCATTTGAGATATTTATAAACAGCAAAGAGTACAAAAAT GTATGGCATTCTAAGTTCCAGCCTATTGCTCACAAATCGTTGtctcttcatttttctgttGATCCTGTGGGAACTGAAATTATGTAG
- the LOC108347734 gene encoding putative DEAD-box ATP-dependent RNA helicase 33, which yields MWAWMLGEGRRAVSEVACTYNWVALRHMGGGPRTFPGGVNKWKWKRMHAKRAGDKQKRLIEQEKQLYEARIRSHIRSTLSPDHHSAAAATHRPLSPNDHVKALADRFVKEGAQDLWNTNDGPLTPNPTPNPTPNPISNPNLNFRPKHSRAYRSVPEVRNNRVGAHKYRFWRKGSDDSSSGESESENENELSLKTGSSASLGEYDVKREKRVVPKKSEEVEFIRHELIKRKLRQIEEQEIEKQHSYESILSNTRFDECGISPQTVKALSSAGYVHMTRVQEASLSICLEGLDALVKSKTGTGKSVAFLLPAIETVLKAMSSSTSQRVPPIYVLILCPTRELASQIAAVAKVLLKYQDGIGVQTLVGGIRFKVDQKRLESDPCQILVATPGRLLDHIENKSGISLRLMGLRMLVLDEADHLLDLGFRKDVEKIVDCLPRQRQSLLFSATIPKEVRRISQLVLKREHKYVDTVGMGCVETPVKVKQSYLVAPHESHFQLVHHILKEHILQTPDYKVIVFCITGMVTSLMYNLLREMKMNVREMHSRKPQLYRTRISDEFKESKQLILVSSDVSSRGMNYPDVTLVIQVGIPSDREQYIHRLGRTGREDKEGEGILLIAPWEKYFLEEIKDLPLQEFPLPDIHPQAKLKIENSMAKIDNDIKEAAYHAWLGYYNSIREIGREKSTVAELANRFSESIGLQRPPALFRKTAIKMGLKDIPGIRIRK from the exons ATGTGGGCTTGGATGCTTGGTGAAGGGCGTAGGGCGGTGTCCGAGGTGGCGTGCACCTACAACTGGGTGGCGCTCCGACACATGGGTGGCGGTCCGAGAACCTTTCCAGGCGGCGTGAACAAGTGGAAGTGGAAGCGCATGCACGCGAAACGCGCAGGAGACAAACAAAAGAGACTCATCGAGCAAGAGAAGCAGCTCTACGAGGCTCGCATTCGCTCCCACATCCGTTCCACCCTCTCCCCCGACCACCACTCTGCCGCCGCCGCCACCCATCGCCCTTTATCCCCTAACGACCACGTCAAAGCCCTCGCGGACCGCTTCGTCAAAGAAGGGGCCCAAGATCTCTGGAACACTAACGACGGTCCCCTGACTCCGAACCCGACACCGAACCCAACACCGAACCCAATATCGAACCCAAACCTTAATTTTCGCCCCAAACATTCTAGGGCCTACCGTTCAGTTCCCGAGGTTAGGAACAACCGTGTCGGGGCCCACAAGTATAGGTTTTGGCGGAAAGGTAGTGACGATTCTTCTTCCGGTGAGAGCGAGAGTGAGAATGAGAATGAATTGAGTTTGAAGACGGGTAGTAGTGCTTCTTTGGGGGAGTATGATgtgaagagagagaagagagtgGTGCCTAAGAAATCTGAAGAAGTTGAGTTTATTAGACATGAACTTATTAAGCGGAAGTTGAGACAGATTGAGGAGCAAGAGATTGAGAAACAACACAGCTATGAAAGTATTCTAAGCAACACAAG atttgATGAGTGCGGTATATCACCGCAAACTGTCAAGGCACTTTCTTCAGCTGGTTATGTTCATATGACACGGGTACAAGAGGCTAGCCTCTCGATTTGCCTTGAGG GCCTGGATGCTTTAGTCAAATCTAAAACTGGCACAGGAAAAAGTGTAGCTTTTTTG CTTCCTGCTATTGAAACAGTTCTGAAAGCTATGAGTAGCAGTACATCTCAACGGGTCCCCCCAATATATGTTCTTATTCTCTGCCCTACAAGAGAACTTGCTAGTCAAATTGCCGCTGTAGCGAAAGTTTTGCTGAAATATCAAGATGGCATTGGGGTGCAGACTCTTGTTGGAGGCATACGATTTAAAGTTGACCAAAAACGCCTCGAATCAGATCCATGCCAg ATACTTGTTGCTACACCTGGTAGGTTGCTGGATCATATTGAGAATAAGTCTGGAATATCTCTGCGATTAATGGGCTTGCGGATGCTTGTACTTGATGAAGCTGATCATTTACTCGACCTGGGATTTAGAAAGGATGTAGAAAAAATTGTGGATTGTCTGCCCCGTCAAAGGCAATCTTTACTGTTTTCTGCAACCATACCAAAGgag gtaCGTCGCATATCCCAGCTTGTTTTGAAAAGGGAACACAAGTATGTTGATACAGTTGGAATGGGTTGCGTGGAAACTCCTGTTAAG GTGAAGCAATCTTATCTCGTTGCTCCTCATGAGTCACATTTTCAATTAGTGCATCATATTCTGAAGGAGCATATCTTGCAAACACCTGATTATAAG GTTATTGTATTCTGTATAACTGGAATGGTGACCTCACTCATGTATAACCTTCTTCGggaaatgaaaatgaatgtgAGGGAGATGCATTCTCGAAAACCTCAGCTCTATCGTACTCGTATATCAGATGAGTTCAAGGAATCCAAACAATTGATTCTTGTCTCATCTGATGTTTCATCACGGGGAATGAATTATCCTGATGTCACCTTAGTCATACAG GTGGGAATTCCTTCTGACCGTGAACAATACATACACCGCCTTGGAAGAACAGGTCGAGAAGACAAAGAAGGGGAAGGCATATTGTTGATTGCTCCATGGGAAAAGTACTTTTTAGAAGAAATTAAGGATCTACCTTTACAGGAATTTCCCTTACCTGACATACATCCACAGGCAAAACTTAAG ATTGAGAATTCGATGGCAAAGATTGATAATGACATCAAAGAAGCTGCTTATCATGCTTGGCTTGGTTATTACAACTCTATCAGGGAAATTGGGAGGGAAAAGAGCACTGTAGCTGAGCTGGCAAACCGATTTTCTGAATCAATTGGTTTACAGAGGCCTCCTGCTCTCTTCCGAAAAACTGCTATAAAAATGGGTTTGAAAGACATTCCTGGTATTAGAATTCGTAAATAG
- the LOC108347067 gene encoding tetraspanin-10: MGMGTSTFVTRWINFLTMLLAIVVIIFGVWMSTHHDGCRKSLTLPVIGLGAVIFLISVVGFLGALKDISILLWVYLISLFIVLVGILVFTVLVFIVTNNGSGHSVTGLRYKEYQLQDFSSWFLKELNNSHNWERLKVCLVKSEDCNNLSKKYKTLKQYKSAKLTPIEAGCCRPPSQCGYPAANASYYDLTFHPVSPNNDCKRYKNSRAIKCYDCDSCKAGVAQYMKTEWRVVAIFNVVLFVVLSIVYFVGCCARRNAARRHSKA, encoded by the exons ATGGGAATGGGAACTAGCACCTTTGTTACTAGATGGATCAACTTTCTCACCATG CTTTTGGCCATTGTTGTGATAATTTTTGGAGTGTGGATGAGCACTCATCATGATGGCTGCAGAAAGTCTCTCACTTTGCCTGTGATAGGCCTCGGAGCAGTTATTTTCTTGAT ATCTGTAGTTGGCTTTTTGGGTGCCCTGAAAGACATTTCCATACTCTTATGGGTT TATCTGATTTCGCTGTTCATTGTCTTGGTGGGAATCCTGGTCTTCACAGTATTGGT GTTCATCGTCACCAACAATGGATCAGGTCATAGCGTGACTGGCTTGAG GTATAAGGAGTATCAGCTTCAGGATTTTAGTTCTTGGTTTCTCAAAGAG tTAAACAATTCTCATAATTGGGAGAGATTGAAGGTTTGTCTTGTCAAATCTGAAGACTGCAATAACCTATCCAAAAAATATAAG ACTCTTAAACAATATAAATCAGCTAAATTGACGCCAATTGAAGCTGGTTGCTGCCGTCCACCTTCTCA GTGTGGATATCCTGCTGCAAATGCATCCTACTATGACTTGACTTTTCATCCAGTTAGCCCCAACAATGACTGCAAGCGATACAAAAATTCTCGAGCCATCAAATGCTATGACTGTGACTCTTGCAA GGCTGGTGTAGCACAATACATGAAAACCGAGTGGCGAGTTGTTGCTatatttaatgttgttttatttgttgtctTG TCAATTGTATACTTTGTGGGATGCTGCGCGAGACGAAATGCAGCCAGAAGGCATTCTAAAGCTTGA